The following are from one region of the Ruficoccus sp. ZRK36 genome:
- a CDS encoding phosphopantetheine-binding protein, which translates to MGDDFKNRLKTLIIEALSLEDVEPDDLADDTPLMESGLGLDSIDALELVVSVEKEFSIKIKNSEEARSALRSIDTLAQFIRERQAASA; encoded by the coding sequence ATGGGCGATGACTTTAAAAACCGTTTAAAAACGCTGATCATCGAGGCGTTGTCTCTGGAGGACGTGGAGCCGGATGATTTGGCCGATGATACCCCTTTGATGGAATCCGGGCTGGGGCTCGATTCCATTGATGCGCTTGAGCTGGTCGTGAGCGTCGAGAAGGAGTTCTCGATCAAGATCAAGAACAGCGAAGAGGCGCGATCCGCCCTGCGCAGTATTGACACGCTGGCGCAATTTATCCGCGAGCGCCAGGCAGCTTCAGCTTGA
- a CDS encoding VTT domain-containing protein produces MPPESAPADGAAGQTLRQTVDEGRPSTRWKLWSLVLLVVVALCWVLALSGVDWRGWIEGHPHAGVLIFCVLMILLPLAGFPISAFYVFAGLTFSVPYALGSGGVALAVNMVLGYWLARTVWREPLKRRLEARWPHLFTLDRNASAQVTLLVRAVPGVPYAAQNYLLGVLAVPFYLYLGISWGVQFLFLTGVVLTTRGVMGRDSTQAFWGGLAVLVVIVSLRLAWRRWRGRRI; encoded by the coding sequence ATGCCGCCTGAATCGGCACCTGCCGATGGTGCCGCCGGTCAAACTCTGAGGCAGACAGTGGACGAGGGACGACCATCGACTCGCTGGAAGCTCTGGAGCCTGGTGCTGCTGGTTGTCGTCGCCCTGTGCTGGGTGCTTGCTTTAAGCGGAGTGGACTGGCGAGGCTGGATCGAGGGGCATCCCCACGCTGGTGTGTTGATCTTTTGTGTATTGATGATTCTGCTCCCGCTGGCGGGGTTCCCGATTTCGGCCTTTTATGTCTTTGCGGGGCTGACGTTCAGCGTGCCCTATGCTTTGGGCTCTGGGGGCGTGGCCCTCGCGGTAAATATGGTGCTCGGGTATTGGCTGGCCCGGACTGTCTGGCGTGAGCCTCTGAAGCGACGGCTGGAGGCCCGCTGGCCCCACCTCTTCACCCTGGACCGTAATGCCAGTGCCCAGGTGACACTGCTGGTGCGGGCGGTGCCGGGGGTCCCCTATGCCGCCCAGAATTACCTGCTCGGGGTGCTCGCAGTGCCATTTTACCTGTATTTGGGGATTTCCTGGGGCGTCCAGTTCCTCTTTCTGACCGGGGTCGTCCTGACTACACGGGGGGTGATGGGCCGGGATTCTACCCAGGCCTTTTGGGGCGGTTTGGCGGTACTGGTCGTGATTGTCAGCCTTCGCTTAGCGTGGCGACGTTGGCGCGGGAGGCGTATTTGA
- a CDS encoding tryptophan 7-halogenase translates to MAASVYDCLVIGAGPAGTAAATLLAQAGRRVLIVDKAPFPRFHIGESLIPAANRVLRKMGVWDEVERAGFVRKEGAEFTFGTGEKRVHNRFEDGWVPGLDYTYQVERSQFDRLLLARAREAGCEVLQPAEARTLTQTDTGWQVELDVDGSPRTVEASWLLDAAGRGRWLGRQLSVPTEPLPLHKRFTVYGHFTGVARAEGPEGGNVILTRIPKGWFWMIPLDEERTSVGLVAQHEGERATPERIFDRRVATNPYMRACMAEAKLEDRFRVESDYSFVHQHFAGDRWLMLGDAAGFIDPVFSSGVYLALESADLAATAILKAGNSLGRHARNRYERQVWARMKVMLEMVQMYYDDRSFAVFMHPTDSFRLFSAVNAVVGGNTQMSFGLRWRYLLFLLVCRLNRHLPMVPPVKL, encoded by the coding sequence ATGGCTGCGAGCGTGTATGATTGTCTGGTGATCGGTGCCGGGCCTGCGGGCACCGCAGCCGCGACGCTCTTGGCTCAGGCCGGGCGTCGGGTATTGATTGTGGACAAGGCGCCTTTTCCGCGCTTCCACATCGGCGAGTCTCTGATCCCTGCTGCCAACCGCGTCCTGCGCAAGATGGGCGTGTGGGACGAGGTCGAGCGCGCTGGCTTTGTCCGCAAGGAGGGGGCGGAATTTACCTTCGGTACCGGAGAAAAACGGGTCCACAACCGATTCGAGGATGGCTGGGTGCCGGGCCTCGACTACACCTATCAGGTGGAGCGTTCCCAGTTTGACCGACTGCTTTTAGCGCGCGCGAGGGAGGCTGGGTGCGAGGTACTCCAGCCCGCAGAGGCGCGTACGTTGACCCAGACCGATACAGGCTGGCAGGTCGAGCTGGATGTAGATGGCAGCCCCCGGACTGTAGAGGCGAGCTGGCTGCTCGATGCGGCTGGTCGTGGGCGCTGGCTGGGGCGTCAGTTAAGTGTGCCTACGGAGCCACTGCCCCTGCACAAGCGTTTTACGGTCTATGGCCACTTCACGGGTGTGGCCCGTGCGGAGGGGCCCGAGGGCGGTAATGTCATTCTCACGCGCATCCCCAAGGGGTGGTTCTGGATGATCCCACTGGATGAAGAGCGGACGTCGGTTGGGCTGGTCGCTCAACACGAGGGTGAGCGAGCTACGCCGGAGAGAATTTTTGACCGGCGTGTAGCGACAAATCCCTACATGCGGGCCTGTATGGCTGAGGCCAAGCTGGAGGATCGTTTTCGTGTCGAGTCCGACTATTCCTTTGTCCACCAGCATTTCGCCGGAGATCGCTGGCTCATGCTGGGGGATGCGGCAGGCTTTATCGACCCGGTTTTCTCATCGGGCGTTTATCTGGCGCTTGAGTCCGCAGACCTCGCCGCGACAGCGATTCTTAAGGCGGGCAACTCTCTGGGCAGGCACGCCCGAAACCGCTACGAGCGTCAGGTGTGGGCAAGGATGAAGGTCATGCTGGAGATGGTACAGATGTACTATGACGACCGCTCCTTCGCAGTCTTTATGCATCCGACGGACAGCTTCCGGTTGTTCTCGGCGGTCAATGCCGTGGTGGGGGGAAATACGCAGATGAGCTTTGGGCTCCGCTGGCGTTATCTGCTGTTTCTGCTCGTATGCCGCCTGAATCGGCACCTGCCGATGGTGCCGCCGGTCAAACTCTGA